Within the Hypericibacter adhaerens genome, the region GGCTTGTGGGACTGCTTCGCGATCTCGGCGGCATACTCGCCGAGCGTGAAGCCGGTGTCGCCCGCGAGCTCGTAGATCTTGCCGGCCTGGTTCTCGCGGCTCGCGAGCACCGCCGCGGCGGCGGCGGCGAAATCGGCGCGCGCGGCGGCGGCGATGCGCCCGGTGCCGGCCGAGCCCAGCACGGCGCCGTGCTGCAGGACGGCGGCGATGCTGCCCGTGTAGTTCTCCGTGTACCAGCCGTTGCGAAGGAACGCGAACGGAAGGCCCGAGGCGCGGATCAGCGCTTCCGTCTCGCGATGCTCCACCGCCAGCCCCAGCGGGCTGCTGTCGGCATGGAGGATGCTCGTATAGGCGAGGAGCTTCACGCCCGCCGCCTTCGCCGCCTCGATGACGTTGCGATGCTGCCGCGCGCGCTGCCCGACCGCGCTCGAGGAGATGAGCAGCAGCTTGTCGACGCCGGCCAGTGCGGCCTTGAGGGCGGCGGGGTCCTCGTAATCGCCCGCGCGGAGCTCGACCCCGCGGGCCGCCAGATCCTTCGCGGCGGCCGGGTTGCGGACGATCCCGATCAGATGCGCCGTCGGCGCGACCCGCAAAAGCGCGGCGATCACCAGGCGCCCCAGCTGTCCGGTGGCACCGGTAACGGCAATTTTCTCTGCAGTAGCCATTTCCCTGTCTCCTGGTCTAGAATTTAGTCCTGGTCTAAATAGGAGACCTTTAGGGCCTGCGGAAGGAGGCAGTTTTTCGTGACAGGGTTACGCGCCGATAACCTCCCTTCGGCCCAGGAAAGCCTGGCCCAGCGCTTCCAGCTCTGGACCAGCGCCGAGTTCGACCTCGCCCATTGCCCGGTGCGGCATATTCTCGATCGCCTCGGCGACAAATGGACGACGCTCATCGTGATCGTCCTGGCGCTGCGGCCCCACCGGTTCAGCGAGATCCGGCGGGCCATTCCCGACATCTCCAAGCGCATGCTGACCCAGACGCTGCGCGATCTCGAGCGCGACGGGCTGATCGCGCGCCGCGTGTTCCCGACCAAGCCGCCCAGCGTGGAATACCGGCTGACGGCGTTCGGGGAATCGCTGCTGGAACCGCTGGCGACGTTGGTCGTCTGGGCCGAGGAGAACCAGTCCCGGATTGCCAAGGCCCGGGCCGCGTTCGATGCGGCCGAGCTGTCGCCGGGCTAGCGCCGGAAGAATCCGTCGAGGAACGCCGCCGCTTCGTCCGAGATGCCGACGATCTTGTCGGTGGCCTGGCGGTAGAACTTGAAATTGAGCTCGGTCCCCGGCTTTCCGTCTTTCCAGTCGGCGAGGGACTTGAGCTCCTTGCGGCCCAGCGGCCGTATCGCGAGCGCGGTGCGCTCGATCGAGAGGCTCACGCGCGGCGTCTGCCGGGCGATGCCTCGTTTCTTCGCGACCGCTTCGACGGCGGTGACGGTGCCGCGCGCGACCAGGCCTTGCCCGCCCTCGTTCTCGCTCGCGAACAGGAACACCGTGTCGCCTTCGGCGATATGCCTGCCGCCATACATGGTCTTCTGCGCCGTGAAGGCGAAGCGCTTCGCCTTGGGATCGCGAATCTCGGCCTTGATCGCGAACGGCATCTGTCCTTTCCTTTTTCCCTTGAATGGCACGGCCGTCCCGGCCGCCGCCTTCGTCAAGCCCGCCCGGTGAGGCACCGAGCCGAACCATGCCGATCCCGCATCTCGATCTCGCCTTGTCCGTGGCGCTGGGTATCGCGCTCGCGGCGACCACGGGCTTCCGGCTGTTCCTGCCGCTGCTGATCGCGAGCGTGGCAGCTTATACCGGGCATCTGCCGCTGGACGAGAACTTCGCCTGGCTGGGGACGCCGCCGGCGCTCACCACGCTCGCCGTGGCGGCGCTGATCGAGATCGTGGCCTATTACGTGCCGGGCATCGACAACCTGCTCGATACCCTGTCGGTGCCGGCCGCTTTCATCGCGGGAACGGTGCTGTCGGCAGCGGTCATCACCGACCTGCCGCCGGTGGTGAAATGGACGGCGGCCGTCGTCGCGGGCGGCGGTGCCGCCGGCCTCACCAAGGGCGTCACGGCGATGGTCCGGGCGAAGTCGACGCTCTTCACCGGCGGCGTCGGCAATCATGTCCTTGCCACCGCCGAGCTCGGCGGCGCCATCCTGGTGCCGCTGCTGGCGATCGCGCTGCCCTTCGCGGCTCTGGTCCTGCTGATCCTGCTGCTATGGGCGGCGTTCCGTCTGTTGCGCGGCCGGCGCCGGCGCGAGACAGGCTAGGCGGGCGGGAAGAACACCAGCGAGCGCACCTCGATGCTTTCCCGCGGCGGTGCTCCCGCCGCGAGCGGATTGTCGAAGGAGGTATGGAAGGACAGCCGGGCGCGGCCGTCCCGGGCGCTGTCGTGAATCCGGATCAGCAGCGCCTCGTCGGTCTGCATCCCGGAGAAATAGTACCAGCGGTGCGCCGGGCTGTATTCCACGCGCGAGGTCTCGCCGCGGACATGGGCATAGACGAGGTCGCTGGCGATCAGCTCGCTGTCCGTGAAGCTCCGCGCATCGCACAGCGCCAGCGGCGAATCCAGCACGGGACCGCGCACCGGCCGCCACAGATTGACGATGCCGAACCGGTGCTTCAGCAGCTCTTCCGCGTCGGCGCCGAGATGGTCCCGCACCCGGCGCGGCGCCGAGTTCACCGTGTGATCGTTATGCACCTGCCGCGAGGGCGGGGCCAGGCCCGGCCGCGTGGCGTTGCGGACATTGTGGTCGAAGACGAAGACGCGGCTGGCGCCGAGCTTCTCGCGCAGCAGCCGCTCGACCTCCGGGTAATAGACGCGGCTGACCTCGTCGGGATCGTAGAAATCGGCGACCGCCGTCGGCGCCTTGATGAGGGCGAAGCCGTTGCGGTCGAGCGTGAACTCGGACTCGCGGCCGCGCGCATCCTCGATCCGCACTTCCTGCGGATCGTCGATGCCGTTCCAGCGCGGCACACCGGCCGGCGGATCGACGTTGTAGTAGACGGGCTTTTCCGGCCCGCGCTTGGTGTAGTGAAGCGTCGCGGTGAGATGCTGCGGGGCGATGGCATCGAGGGGCATGACGGCTGCTTCTCCCGGTTGGATACAGGGCCGGCGGCGCCGGCTTTCCGCTTCGTCCGATCGGGGATCGGGGAAGGGCGCGCCATAAACCGGCTTCGGTTGTATCCAGATTGTCGAGATCGCCGCCGCGTTCAATAGAGAGCGCGGGCAGATTTACTTAACGGGTACATAAGCAGATCCTCCTTCGGCAGGCCGACGCCCGTGCCGAAGAAGGCGAAGCGGAAAACCGCACTATCCGCGCAAGGTTTTTCCGCTGCCGGCCGGTCTCCCGGTGCGGGAGCGCCTCAGTGCAGGAGTTCCGGCGGTACTTTCCCGCCATTTGCCGCCAGCTTCTGGATCACCTGCTTGTGCAGCCAGATGTTCATCGCGGCGGAATCCTCGGTCGAGCCCTTGTAGCCGAGCTCGGCCGCCAGCTCCTTGCGGGCGGAGAGCGAGCTGTCGACATCGATGGCCTTGAGCAGGTCCACGATCGACTTGCGCCAATCGAGCTTCTGCCCCTTGGCGGCGACGGCCTTGTCGAGGATGGCCGTGACATCGACGGTCGCCGCGGGAGCGGCCGCGGTCGGGGTTGCGACGGACGGGGCTGCGGCGGAAGCCGTCGCCGCCGAGGGGAAGGCCGACGGCGCCGCGCCCGGGGGTGGTGCCGCCTTGACGATCGCTTCCTCGGCTTTTGCGGCCGCGCCGAAGATCGCGTTCTTGATGGTGTCGAACCAGCCCATGATCGGTCCTCCTGGCAGATGGTGACACCCCACTGACTATGGTCCCCGCTGGCGCCGTAACAAGCGGGCCTCCGTCAGATCACAGGTGGAGAGGACGAAAGAGGGCGCGCGCGAGGACCGACGGGGCGCTGTGGATCGCACGCCCCGCTGTCATGCGCAGCCCGCGTCGAGCGTCAGCTGCGGGGCTTGAGGTTTTCGGGATCGTAAAGCGGTTTGTAGCCGACGGCCGCGACCTCGACCGGATAGGTCTCGCCGAAATACTCGACATTGAGCTTGCGGCCTTCCTGGCAATAGGCCCAGGGCAGGTAGGCGAGCGCGATGTTCTTGCCGAGGGTCGGGCCGTAGGCGATCGAGGTGGTGAAGGAGCGCCGGCCGAGCGCGTCCACCAGGCCCTCGCCGGTCGCGGGGTCCAGCACCGGCAGGATGCCGACCGGATAGCGGGCGACGCCCTTGGCATCGACGTTGCTGGTCATCACCAGCGTGCAGAGCATTGCCGGCTGGTGCGGGCGCGCCTTGTATTCGAGATGCTTCGCCTTGCCGCGGAAATCCGCCTCCTTGACCTTGGGGCGGGCGAGGTCGGATTCGATCAGGTTGTATTCGGTCAGGAGATCGGCGTTCTGCAGGCGCAGGCTCTTCTCCATGCGCCGGCTGTTGGCGTAGGTCTCGACGCCGAAGGCCATGATGCCGGTCGAGCGCAGCGCGTCCCAGACGGCGAGCCCGTCCTCGTAGCGCATATGCAGCTCCCAGCCCTGCTCGCCGACATAGGAGATGCGGAAGGCCATGACGGTCTTGCCGCCGATCCGGATCGTCTTGATCGCGGCGAAGGGGAAGTTCTCATGGGTGAGGCCGTTGGGGTCCTCGACCACCTTCTGCAGGGTGCTGCGCGCGTTCGGGCCCCAGATGCCGATGGTCACGAACTTCTCGGTCACGTCGGTGACGGTGACCTTGAAGCCCTTGTCCTCCGCCGTGCGGCGCACATAGTGGAAATCGCGGGGACCCGCATCGGCGCCGTCGATGACACGGCAGCGATCGGCCATCCGGATCACGGTCAGGTCGGCGCGCACCATGCCCTGGTCGTCGAGGAAGTGCGTGTAGATGCCCTTGCCGACCATATTGTCGCCGCCGATCTTGGCGGCGCAGAGCCACTCCATCAGCGCAACATGGTCGGGGCCTTCCACGTCGAACATGTAGAAATGCGACAGGTTCACGATGCCGCAATCCTCGCTCATGGCGAGATGCTCGGCATTGGAGACGCGCCAGAAATGGCGGTTGTCCCACTCGTTCTCCCGCACCGGCACGCGGTTGCCGTATTTCTTCAGGAGAGGCTCGTTGGCGGCATAGCCATGGGCGCGCTCCCAGCCGCCGAGCTCCATGAAATAGCCGCCGAGCTCCTTCTCGCGCTCGTAGAAGGGCGAGCGGCGGATATTGCGTCCCGTGGCATAGGGCTCGCGCGGATGGACCGCGGGGTTGTAGATCTTCTGCGCCGCCTCGCCGCAGCGGCCCTCGATGAACTTCTCCTGGAGCTGGTGCGGATAGAAGCGCGCATAGTCGATCTTGGCGTGATCGACGGGCGTGCGCCCGTCGGTCATCCAGTCGGCCACCAGCTTGGCCATGCCGGGGCCGTCCTTGACCCAGATGGCGACGGCATACCAGAGGCCGCGGACCTTCTGGCTCTCGCCGATGGAAGGCCCGCCGTCGGCGGTCACCTGGAGCAGGCCGTTGAAGGAGCGCTTCTCCTCATAGCCGAGCTCGCCCAGGATCGGCGTCAGCTCGATGGCGCGCTCGAGCGGCGTGAGGATCTGCTCCATGTCGAGATCGCGCTGCGAGGGCGAGAGGCGCGCCTGTTCCTTTTCCAGGATGTCGCGCGGATGGCAGAGGCGCGGGTGGGTCTCCTCGTAATAGCCCCACTCGATCATGCCGCCTTCGGCGGTCTTGGGATCGCCGGTGTCGCGCATATAGGCGGAGTTGCCTTGGTCGCGCAGCAGCGGCCAGCCGATCTCCTTGCCGGTGCCGGCGAACTCGTTATAGGGCCCGAAGAAGGTGAGCGGATGGTCGACCGGCATCACCGGCAGGTCCTCGCCCGCCATGGCCGCGATCAGGCGTCCCCAGAGCCCCGCGCAGACCACGACATGATCGGCGCGGATCGTGCCGCGATCGGTCACGACGCCCTTGATATGCCCGTTCTCGATGAGGAGCGACTTGGCCGGCGTATGCGCGAAGGCCTGGAGCTTGCCGCTGGCGACCGCCTCGTCGATCAGCTCGCCCGCGACCGTCTGCGAGCGCGGGACGACGAGGCCGGCATCGGGGTCCCACATCCCGCCCTGCACCAGATGCTCCTCGAGCAGCGGGAACTTCTTCTTGATCTCGGCCGGCCCGATCAGGCGCGCACGGGTGCCGAAGGCCTTGGCCGAGGCGACCTTGCGCTTGATCTCGTCCATGCGGCCGTCGTCGCCCACCCGCGCGATCTCGAGGCCGCCGACGCGGGCGTAATGGCCGCGCTTCTCGTAGAAGTCGATCGAGTAGAGGGTCGTCCAGCAGGACAGGAAATCGTGGCTCGTGGTGTAGCAGAAGTCGGAAGCGTGCGCGGTCGAGCCGATGTCGGTCGGGATGCCGGACTTGTCGATGCCGACGATGTCGTCCCAGCCGCGCTGGATCAGATGATGCGCGACCGACGAGCCGACGATGCCGCCGAGCCCGATGATGACGACCTTCGCTGTCTCCGGAAACCCTGCCATGGACGCAAGCTCTCAAAGCTGGTTGTGCCGCCCGACAATAGGGCGGTGCCGCGGCGCCATTAGAGCCTGTTTGCGACATTCCCGAAAGGGCGAGCGACAGGGGCGGGGCTCCGGTCAAAGCCGACGCTGGAGCCTCGGCCCTGGGTGCAGTTTCCCGCTCCTAGGCTTCGATATCGACGTCCTTGGTCTCGCGCCCGATCAGCAGCGCGATCAGGGTGAGGACCGCCATGGCGGAGAGATAGAGGCCGACCAGAAAGGGGCTGCCGCCGCCGGCGCTCCAGAGCGCCACCGCGATGAAGGGCGCCACGGCGGCGCCCAGGATCGAGGACACGTTGTAGGAGATGCCGGAGCCCGTGTAGCGGACGTTCGCGGGGAAGAGCTCGGGCAGCAAGGCGCCCATGGGGCCGAAGGTCATGCCCATGAGGGCGAAACCCAGGATCAGCCACGCCATCACGCCGACAAAGCCGGCCGCCAGCATCGGGACCCACAGGAGGCCGAAGACGACGATGGCGATCGTGACCCTGATCAAGGTCCTGCGCCGGCCCCAGCGATCGGCCCAGGGGCCGGAGACGAGCGTGAAGATCCCGAAGAAGACCACGCCCGCGATCATCATCAGAACGAAGGTCTTGTAGTCGTAGCCAAGGCCGGGCAGCGCGCCATCGACCGGCGCGCGTCCGTAGCTCAGCGAGAAGGTGGTCATCAGGTAGAACAGAACATAGGTGGCCAGCATGTAGAAGGTGCCGAGGATCAGCTCCTTCCAATAGGCCCTGACCACGGCGGCGAGCGGCAGCTTGTGGACTCGGCCCGCGCGCAGGGTCTTCTCGAAGGCGGTGCTTTCCACGAGGCTGAGGCGCACCCACAAGCCGACGATGACCATCACCGCCGAGAACAGGAACGGGATGCGCCAGCCCCAGGCGAGGAATTCGTCCGACGGCCGCGACGGGTCGGCGGAGGGCAGGAGCGCCGCGATTACCAGGAACAGGCCGTTGGCGATGATGAATCCGAGCGGCGCGCCGAGCTGGGGGAAGGTCCCGAAGATGGCGCGCTTGCCCTGCGGCGCATTCTCCGTGGCCACGAGGGCGGCCCCGCTCCACTCCCCACCCAGCGCGAATCCCTGCGCCAGGCGCAGCAGCACCAGGAGCGCAGGCGCGGTCCAGCCGGCCACGGGATAGGTCGGCAGCAGGCCGATGAGGAAGGTCGCGACGCCCATCGTCAGCAGCGCGCCGACCAGCGTGATCTTGCGGCCCCGCTTGTCGCCGAGATGGCCGAAGAAGATCGCGCCGAGGGGCCGGGCGATCATCGCGGCGCCGAACACGGCGAACGACGCCAGCAAGGCCGTCTCGTCGTTGCCCTTCGGAAAGAACAGGTGCGGGAACACCAGAACGGCCGCCGTCGCATAGACGTAGAAATCGTAGAACTCGATGGTCGTGCCGACGAGGCTGGCGAGGATCACGCGCGAACGCGGGTTGACCGGTGCGGCGACGGCGGGTGTTTCAGCGGCGACAGACGACATTGAACTCGAAAGCTCCTCTTGGATCGCGAGGGACGCCGGTTCCCGGCGGGCGGCACCCCGGGACGGGAACGTCGCGATCCGACCTATTGCGGACATTCGGGAAGCACAGCAAGCTAGCACGATGAGCGCGCTCTATGACAGCATCGGGATCAACTACGCGGAGCTCCGCAAGCCCGATCCCCGTATCGCGCAGAGGATCGAGCAGGCTCTCGGGGCCGCCCGGGCGATCCTCAATGTCGGCGCCGGAACCGGCTCCTACGAGCCGATGGGCCGAGAGCTGGTTGCCGTCGAGCCGTCGCGCGAGATGATACGCAAGCGCAGCCCGTCCGCGGCCCGGGCGATCCAGGCCACCGCCGACAATCTTCCCTTCGGGGACGGCCGCTTCGACGCCTCGATGGCGATCCTGACGCTGCATCACTGGCCCGACAAGGCGGCGGGCTTGCGTGAGATGCGCCGCGTGACTCGCGGCCCGATCCTGCTGCTGACGTTCGACCCGTCGCACCGGCCCTGGTTGACCGACTATCTTCCGCAGCTCGCGATGCTGGACGAGGCGCAGATGCCCAAGATGTCCGACTATGCGCGATGGCTGGGCCAGGTGCGGATTTCGCCGTTGTTGGTGCCGTACGATTGCACGGACGGTTTCCTCTATGCCTATTGGCGAAGACCCGCGGCCTATCTGGATGCGCGCATCCGCTCGGGCAGCTCTTCCTTCTGGAAGATCGGGGATGCCGAGGCCGGCTTGAGCAGGCTGGCGCGAGACCTAGAGACGGGCGAATGGCAACGTCGCTATGCCGAACTGCTGGCGCTCGAGGAATATGACGCCGGCTACCGGCTGGTGATATCGCCCTAGCCCGAGGCTGCGTCTTCTCGCCCCATGACGGCCTTCCGGTGCAGGAGACGCGGCGGCTTCGGGGCGGGCTAGGACCGTCGGCCGCGCCGGGCCGCCTCGATCGCGGCCACGTCGATTTTCTTCATGTCCATCATCGCGTCGAACGCGCGCTTGGCTTCATCGCCGCCGACGGCCAGCGCCTCCATCAGCACGCGCGGCGTGATCTGCCAGGAGATGCCCCATTTGTCCTTGCACCAGCCGCAGGCGCTTTCCTGGCCGCTATGGCCGACGATGGCGTTCCAGTAGCGGTCGGTCTCCTGCTGGTCCTCCGTGGAGATCTGGAAGGAGAAGGCTTCGCTGTGCTTGAAGGTCGGTCCGCCATTGAGGCCGAGGCAGGGAATACCGGCGACCGTGAACTCGACCGTCAGCACGTCCCCCGCCTTGCCGGAGGGGTAGTCGCTGGGCGCACGGTGGATGGCGCCCACCGCGCTGTCGGGGAAAGTCTTGGCATAGAAGCGGGCGGCCGCTTCCGCGTCCTTGTCGTACCACAGGCAGATCGTGTTCTTGGCCATTGTCATGGCTCCTCCTTTCGCTGCTGAAGCCGATCCCGGCCGGCTTCCCACGCACCCGGGGGCGGTTCATGGTCCAGCGCAACGGTGCACCACGAGCATGGAATACGCTCGTGGCATTTAGCGTCCCGCCGGCAGGAGCCTGACGAGGCGTTTCGCTCGCGAGTGCCGGCGATCCCTAGAGCCAGGCGGCGTCGGTCTCGGCAGCCACCGGATCGCAGCGTTCCACCAGGGCCAGCAGCGGCGCCACGCGCGGCAGCTCCACCGCGGCGAACCATTTCAGGGCCTGACGGCGGCCCCGCGCGGCGGCGGAGTCCTTCCCGCTCCGCTCGGCCGCATGGGCCTGGACCGCCAGCCGCCAGGCGATCACCGCGAGCCCGAACGCGTCCAGAAAGGCGCTGGCATTGGCGAGGCAGTCCGCGGCGCGCCCGGCGCTGAACGAGACGAGCAGAACGGTCATGGCGTCGTCGATACGCCTCCAGGCCCGGATCAGCTCGTCGATTTCAGGTTCGGATCGTCCGTCGAGATCGGCGTGGATCGTCGCGCGGAGGGCCCGATAAGCGTCCCCTCCGTCGCGCGTGAGCTTGCGCCCCAGGAGGTCGAGCGCCTGGATTCCGTTGGTCCCCTCATGGATCGGATTCAGACGATTGTCGCGGTAATATTGCTCGACAGGAAAATCGCGCGTGTAGCCGTAGCCGCCGAGACATTGGATCGCGAGGTCGTTGGCCTTGGGCCCGTAGGCCGACGGGAACGACTTGGCGACCGGCGTCAGGAGATCGAGCAGCACGCCGCTCCGCTGCCGGGTTGCGGGGTCGGGATGACGCTGCTGCCGGTCGACCAGCGTTGCGCAATAGAGGCAGAGCCCCAGCGAGCCTTCGGCATAGGCCTTCTGGGCGAGCAGCATGTGCTTGACGTCGGGATGCTGGTCGATGGGCACCGGCGGCTGGTCCGGATTGCGGTCGCCGAGCGGGCGGCCCTGGCGGCGCGTGGCGCAGTAGTCGAGCGCGCAATGGAAGCCGGCCAGGGCGAG harbors:
- a CDS encoding winged helix-turn-helix transcriptional regulator; the encoded protein is MTGLRADNLPSAQESLAQRFQLWTSAEFDLAHCPVRHILDRLGDKWTTLIVIVLALRPHRFSEIRRAIPDISKRMLTQTLRDLERDGLIARRVFPTKPPSVEYRLTAFGESLLEPLATLVVWAEENQSRIAKARAAFDAAELSPG
- a CDS encoding SDR family oxidoreductase; its protein translation is MATAEKIAVTGATGQLGRLVIAALLRVAPTAHLIGIVRNPAAAKDLAARGVELRAGDYEDPAALKAALAGVDKLLLISSSAVGQRARQHRNVIEAAKAAGVKLLAYTSILHADSSPLGLAVEHRETEALIRASGLPFAFLRNGWYTENYTGSIAAVLQHGAVLGSAGTGRIAAAARADFAAAAAAVLASRENQAGKIYELAGDTGFTLGEYAAEIAKQSHKPIVYKDLPEADYKAVLQSVGLPEVFAALLADSDAKAAKGALFDESRQLSRLIGRPTTTMAQSVAAALA
- a CDS encoding GcvT family protein; protein product: MAGFPETAKVVIIGLGGIVGSSVAHHLIQRGWDDIVGIDKSGIPTDIGSTAHASDFCYTTSHDFLSCWTTLYSIDFYEKRGHYARVGGLEIARVGDDGRMDEIKRKVASAKAFGTRARLIGPAEIKKKFPLLEEHLVQGGMWDPDAGLVVPRSQTVAGELIDEAVASGKLQAFAHTPAKSLLIENGHIKGVVTDRGTIRADHVVVCAGLWGRLIAAMAGEDLPVMPVDHPLTFFGPYNEFAGTGKEIGWPLLRDQGNSAYMRDTGDPKTAEGGMIEWGYYEETHPRLCHPRDILEKEQARLSPSQRDLDMEQILTPLERAIELTPILGELGYEEKRSFNGLLQVTADGGPSIGESQKVRGLWYAVAIWVKDGPGMAKLVADWMTDGRTPVDHAKIDYARFYPHQLQEKFIEGRCGEAAQKIYNPAVHPREPYATGRNIRRSPFYEREKELGGYFMELGGWERAHGYAANEPLLKKYGNRVPVRENEWDNRHFWRVSNAEHLAMSEDCGIVNLSHFYMFDVEGPDHVALMEWLCAAKIGGDNMVGKGIYTHFLDDQGMVRADLTVIRMADRCRVIDGADAGPRDFHYVRRTAEDKGFKVTVTDVTEKFVTIGIWGPNARSTLQKVVEDPNGLTHENFPFAAIKTIRIGGKTVMAFRISYVGEQGWELHMRYEDGLAVWDALRSTGIMAFGVETYANSRRMEKSLRLQNADLLTEYNLIESDLARPKVKEADFRGKAKHLEYKARPHQPAMLCTLVMTSNVDAKGVARYPVGILPVLDPATGEGLVDALGRRSFTTSIAYGPTLGKNIALAYLPWAYCQEGRKLNVEYFGETYPVEVAAVGYKPLYDPENLKPRS
- a CDS encoding class I SAM-dependent methyltransferase, producing MSALYDSIGINYAELRKPDPRIAQRIEQALGAARAILNVGAGTGSYEPMGRELVAVEPSREMIRKRSPSAARAIQATADNLPFGDGRFDASMAILTLHHWPDKAAGLREMRRVTRGPILLLTFDPSHRPWLTDYLPQLAMLDEAQMPKMSDYARWLGQVRISPLLVPYDCTDGFLYAYWRRPAAYLDARIRSGSSSFWKIGDAEAGLSRLARDLETGEWQRRYAELLALEEYDAGYRLVISP
- a CDS encoding DUF4126 domain-containing protein, with protein sequence MPIPHLDLALSVALGIALAATTGFRLFLPLLIASVAAYTGHLPLDENFAWLGTPPALTTLAVAALIEIVAYYVPGIDNLLDTLSVPAAFIAGTVLSAAVITDLPPVVKWTAAVVAGGGAAGLTKGVTAMVRAKSTLFTGGVGNHVLATAELGGAILVPLLAIALPFAALVLLILLLWAAFRLLRGRRRRETG
- a CDS encoding CmcJ/NvfI family oxidoreductase; its protein translation is MPLDAIAPQHLTATLHYTKRGPEKPVYYNVDPPAGVPRWNGIDDPQEVRIEDARGRESEFTLDRNGFALIKAPTAVADFYDPDEVSRVYYPEVERLLREKLGASRVFVFDHNVRNATRPGLAPPSRQVHNDHTVNSAPRRVRDHLGADAEELLKHRFGIVNLWRPVRGPVLDSPLALCDARSFTDSELIASDLVYAHVRGETSRVEYSPAHRWYYFSGMQTDEALLIRIHDSARDGRARLSFHTSFDNPLAAGAPPRESIEVRSLVFFPPA
- a CDS encoding MFS transporter, which encodes MSSVAAETPAVAAPVNPRSRVILASLVGTTIEFYDFYVYATAAVLVFPHLFFPKGNDETALLASFAVFGAAMIARPLGAIFFGHLGDKRGRKITLVGALLTMGVATFLIGLLPTYPVAGWTAPALLVLLRLAQGFALGGEWSGAALVATENAPQGKRAIFGTFPQLGAPLGFIIANGLFLVIAALLPSADPSRPSDEFLAWGWRIPFLFSAVMVIVGLWVRLSLVESTAFEKTLRAGRVHKLPLAAVVRAYWKELILGTFYMLATYVLFYLMTTFSLSYGRAPVDGALPGLGYDYKTFVLMMIAGVVFFGIFTLVSGPWADRWGRRRTLIRVTIAIVVFGLLWVPMLAAGFVGVMAWLILGFALMGMTFGPMGALLPELFPANVRYTGSGISYNVSSILGAAVAPFIAVALWSAGGGSPFLVGLYLSAMAVLTLIALLIGRETKDVDIEA
- a CDS encoding VOC family protein; its protein translation is MTMAKNTICLWYDKDAEAAARFYAKTFPDSAVGAIHRAPSDYPSGKAGDVLTVEFTVAGIPCLGLNGGPTFKHSEAFSFQISTEDQQETDRYWNAIVGHSGQESACGWCKDKWGISWQITPRVLMEALAVGGDEAKRAFDAMMDMKKIDVAAIEAARRGRRS
- a CDS encoding DUF3597 domain-containing protein, translating into MGWFDTIKNAIFGAAAKAEEAIVKAAPPPGAAPSAFPSAATASAAAPSVATPTAAAPAATVDVTAILDKAVAAKGQKLDWRKSIVDLLKAIDVDSSLSARKELAAELGYKGSTEDSAAMNIWLHKQVIQKLAANGGKVPPELLH